Proteins from one Primulina huaijiensis isolate GDHJ02 chromosome 18, ASM1229523v2, whole genome shotgun sequence genomic window:
- the LOC140964693 gene encoding uncharacterized protein, with translation MRYSQLDGSLAQDHVWHPPLPNQLRLDVDAGCCEIMNKFSVGVVLRNSVGGVVGAKACLVRLSSSVKGAEFMSIREGIDFCPRYSFRNVCIFSNSIQAVQTVTKPGEDRGPDGWIIMKIRSCLESSDFISLRHAKRASNKAAHHLATEAIKNDAIGE, from the coding sequence ATGAGGTATTCACAGTTAGATGGATCTTTGGCTCAAGACCATGTGTGGCATCCACCGTTACCAAATCAGTTGCGATTGGATGTTGATGCTGGTTGTTGTGAAATCATGAATAAATTCAGTGTTGGGGTGGTTTTACGGAATTCGGTTGGGGGAGTAGTGGGAGCAAAGGCTTGCCTTGTTAGACTTTCGAGTTCAGTGAAGGGGGCGGAATTTATGTCTATTCGAGAAGGAATTGACTTTTGTCCACGTTACAGTTTCAGGAATGTTTGcattttttcaaattcaatccAGGCGGTTCAGACAGTAACCAAACCTGGCGAAGATCGTGGCCCAGATGGGTGGATCATTATGAAAATCAGATCTTGCTTGGAATCTTCGGATTTTATATCACTTCGACATGCAAAAAGAGCGTCGAACAAAGCAGCTCATCATCTAGCAACGGAAGCTATTAAGAATGATGCTATTGGGGAATGA
- the LOC140963807 gene encoding pectate lyase-like codes for MAISNSKILLAVVCIVSVAATLPRSTGKIANFDEYLQKRSEESLEDSLKAFYPKPEEVTEEFNELVGRELVSENVTRRHLLQNGCKSTNPIDNCWRCDRNWAKNRKRLARCALGFGGRATGGEMGKIYIVTDPSDDDMDHPKPGTLRHAIIQPRPLWITFSHHMIIKLRQELIFTSHKTIDGRGAEVHIAYGAGFTLQFVKNVIIHNIWMHNIVPASGGMIRDAVDHIGLRTRSDGDAISIFSSSNIWIDHVSLAKGTDGLIDVIEGSTAVTISNCKFNHHNDVILLGAHDSDSKDAIMQVTVAFNKFGIGCIQRMPRCRWGFFHVVNNDYAQWELYAIGGSAHPTIISQGNRFKASKNLYTKEVTKRDYATKGEWMKWQWRSEGDKFLNGAFFTESGPPIKQIKRSRKSNLINFKPGSYAGRLTRFSGALKCRVGKPC; via the exons ATGGCTATTAGTAATAGTAAAATATTGTTAGCTGTTGTTTGCATCGTCTCCGTCGCGGCTACGCTGCCACGGTCGACGGGTAAAATCGCAAATTTTGATGAGTATTTGCAGAAAAGGTCTGAGGAATCTCTTGAGGATTCTTTGAAGGCGTTTTATCCTAAGCCGGAGGAAGTCACCGAGGAATTTAACGAACTAGTGGGCAG GGAGCTGGTAAGTGAGAATGTCACAAGGAGACACCTTCTACAAAATGGTTGCAAGTCCACGAACCCCATCGACAACTGCTGGCGCTGCGACCGTAACTGGGCCAAGAATCGAAAGCGGCTAGCAAGGTGTGCACTCGGCTTCGGTGGCCGTGCCACCGGCGGGGAAATGGGGAAGATCTACATCGTCACCGACCCTTCCGATGATGACATGGACCACCCGAAACCCGGCACCCTCCGCCACGCCATCATCCAACCTCGGCCACTATGGATCACATTCTCCCACCACATGATCATTAAGCTTAGGCAAGAGCTCATTTTCACCAGCCACAAGACCATCGATGGCCGGGGTGCTGAAGTTCACATTGCCTACGGCGCAGGATTCACCCTCCAATTTGTGAAAAATGTTATTATACACAATATTTGGATGCACAACATTGTTCCGGCCTCCGGTGGGATGATCAGGGACGCAGTCGACCACATCGGCCTACGTACGAGGAGCGATGGGGATGCGATCTCGATCTTTAGTTCGAGCAATATATGGATCGACCACGTGTCCTTGGCTAAAGGCACAGATGGTCTCATTGATGTGATTGAGGGATCCACGGCTGTTACAATATCTAACTGCAAATTCAACCATCACAATGAT GTGATACTGTTGGGTGCACATGACAGCGACTCTAAAGATGCAATAATGCAAGTGACTGTTGCATTCAACAAATTCGGAATTGGTTGCATACAGAGAATGCCAAGGTGCCGATGGGGCTTCTTCCATGTCGTCAACAACGATTATGCCCAATGGGAGCTCTACGCAATTGGCGGCAGCGCCCATCCCACCATTATCAGCCAAGGCAACCGATTCAAGGCATCTAAAAACCTTTACACCAAAGAG GTGACGAAGAGGGACTACGCCACGAAGGGCGAGTGGATGAAATGGCAATGGAGATCAGAAGGTGACAAGTTCTTGAATGGAGCATTCTTTACCGAATCAGGTCCACCaatcaaacaaataaaaagGTCACGGAAGAGTAACTTGATCAATTTCAAGCCTGGTTCATACGCTGGCAGGCTCACGCGGTTCTCCGGCGCGCTCAAGTGCCGTGTAGGAAAACCATGCTAG
- the LOC140963806 gene encoding serine/threonine-protein kinase PBL34-like, with protein sequence MGLSGDGLKGDSWNAKKAKRAEEKDDSVETGCCIRLRFFGSCISSRSKVDNSISGISTHESKSPNGMSIDRPAATEIPSTTTSNAESNSSSFKLEDELKVSSRLRKFTFNDLKLATRNFRPESLLGEGGFGCVFKGWIEENGTAPVKPGTGLTVAVKTLNHDGLQGHKEWMAEVNYLGDLVHPNLVKLIGYCIEDDQRLLVYEFMPRGSLENHLFRRSLPLPWSIRMKIALGAAKGLAFLHEEAEKPVIYRDFKTSNILLDAEYNAKLSDFGLAKDAPDEGKTHVSTRVMGTYGYAAPEYVMTGHLTSKSDVYSFGVVLLEMLTGRRSMDKNRPNGEHNLVEWARPHLGERRRFYRLIDPRLEGHFSIKGAQKAAHLAARCLSRDSKVRPLMSEVVEALKPLPNLKDMASSSYYFQTMQADRVGCSPNGKNGLKTQGSVSRNGQHHPRSLSITNGSLASPYHQFPHNSPKPNSKP encoded by the exons ATGGGACTTAGTGGCGATGGTTTAAAGGGGGATTCTTGGAATGCGAAGAAAGCAAAAAGGGCTGAGGAAAAAGATGATTCTGTGGAGACAGGTTGCTGTATTAGGTTAAGGTTTTTCGGCAGCTGTATTTCTTCAAGATCTAAAGTGGATAACTCTATTAGTGGCATCAGCACACATG AAAGTAAATCTCCAAATGGTATGAGCATAGACCGACCAGCTGCCACGGAGATCCCATCCACCACTACGAGCAATGCTGAAAGCAATTCATCAAGCTTCAAACTGGAAGATGAACTTAAAGTTTCTTCGCGGCTGAGAAAATTTACATTTAATGACCTTAAGTTGGCAACAAGAAATTTTCGACCAGAATCACTTCTTGGAGAAGGAGGTTTTGGCTGTGTGTTTAAAGGGTGGATTGAAGAGAATGGCACGGCACCGGTTAAGCCTGGGACAGGGCTTACTGTTGCTGTCAAAACCCTGAATCATGATGGGCTTCAGGGTCACAAAGAATGGatg GCTGAAGTAAATTATCTTGGGGACCTTGTTCATCCTAATTTAGTTAAATTGATCGGCTACTGTATTGAAGATGATCAGAGGCTTTTAGTTTACGAGTTTATGCCTAGAGGAAGCTTGGAGAACCACCTCTTCAGAA GGTCTCTCCCTCTTCCGTGGTCTATCAGGATGAAAATTGCTCTAGGTGCTGCAAAGGGTCTTGCATTTCTTCACGAAGAAGCAGAAAAACCGGTTATATACCGTGATTTTAAGACATCGAACATCCTGTTAGATGCT GAGTATAATGCCAAACTTTCTGATTTTGGACTTGCTAAAGATGCTCCTGATGAAGGAAAAACTCATGTTTCTACGCGTGTGATGGGTACATACGGTTACGCGGCCCCAGAATATGTCATGACAG GACATCTTACATCAAAAAGTGATGTGTATAGTTTTGGAGTAGTCCTCCTTGAAATGCTGACAGGCAGAAGATCGATGGACAAGAACCGGCCTAATGGGGAGCATAACCTTGTAGAATGGGCTAGGCCTCATCTTGGTGAAAGGAGACGTTTTTACCGTTTGATAGATCCACGACTTGAAGGTCATTTCTCAATTAAAGGTGCCCAAAAAGCTGCACACTTGGCTGCGCGTTGCCTTAGCCGAGATTCCAAAGTTAGGCCTCTAATGAGTGAAGTTGTTGAAGCTTTGAAGCCTTTGCCAAACCTCAAAGACATGGCTAGCTCGTCTTACTACTTCCAAACGATGCAAGCGGATCGAGTAGGGTGTAGCCCAAATGGTAAAAATGGTCTCAAAACCCAAGGTTCGGTTTCAAGAAACGGTCAGCATCATCCAAGAAGCCTTTCGATTACAAATGGTTCTCTTGCTTCACCATATCATCAGTTTCCCCATAATTCACCAAAACCGAATAGTAAGCCATAA